The proteins below come from a single Numenius arquata chromosome 19, bNumArq3.hap1.1, whole genome shotgun sequence genomic window:
- the LAMC3 gene encoding laminin subunit gamma-3: protein MPSVGGSESSQASPGMARPPGLFLLALLGLGTGGSPSCWDPRGQPRRCMPVFENAAFGRAAEATNTCGSPPEDYCLQMGARHASALCHRCDATDPRLHHNASFLTDFHSQEESTWWQSQSMAFGIQYPNSVNITLHLGKAYEITYVRLKFHTSRPESFAIYKRSRAEGPWVPFQYYSASCEKTYGKRQRHYLRPGEDEQVAFCTDEFSDISPLSGGNVAFSTLEGRPSAYNFDGSPALQEWVTVTDLLISLNRLNTFGDDIFKDPKVLQSYYYAISDFSVGGRCKCNGHASECAPDDAGQLVCVCQHNTAGADCERCQPFYQDRPWARGTAEAANECLPCNCSGRSEECFYDRELYRRSGHGGHCRNCRDNTAGPHCERCRQNHYRWEERAACQPCHCHPAGSLQPQCDSSGTCLCKANVTGWKCERCKDGYHSLSEGGCRPCACDPVGSVGICDPNTGHCTCKERVEGHLCNRCQPGWFNLQPHNPAGCTSCFCYGHSTACMAADGYEVTHIRSDFSQGLEGWAATAPGTEDLPLRWTDGEIVAEWDGEEPVDFLAPEKFLQNQRLSYGQLLSLLLGVEGNGMGMETEVSLLQVQLVLEGEGMEITMSSSESQPQHGKQAVTFRLQEAEEGAEPLLSAFSFQHLLSNLTALRLRVSRGPGRGRLSLSEVQLTSAHPGPGARAGWVEACTCPPGYTGQFCQSCAPGFKREIPFGSPFVSCVPCTCNQHGDCHPLTGQCQCSHNTEGPSCERCSPGFYGNPFVGRFDDCKPCPCPGRSPCTEMPGSGEVVCTHCPPGQRGKRCELCDDGFFGDPLGQRGPVHPCVPCQCHGNVDLNAVGNCDPVSGRCLRCLYNTTGEHCERCQPGFYGDALAPDPTEKCAPCDCHPDGSVPGQEGCDPSTGQCRCLPHVTGRACGLCQPGYYGLQPVVGCKSCECHPMGSRESECHALTGQCSCQPGVMGKQCDRCNHGFFGFSARGCRACNCSPLGSVTPQCHENSTCLCRPGFVGYKCDRCQANFFLNPPSSRCQQCPACYGLVKDEADRLKARLQEMEEWLQKPGCDAHPGQSLMMGDAPRGDGLPSPHLLQGARAVLLAQVGRLAGALGTARGRLSNASQATGCSGHGLPKTCVLLSEIGATLQSAQREILHAADTLATTEIPHEIPQQPTNWSRWALEARALAESHEDAMAQVEAVVRRALRASNTSSQLLQSLLERNVTRDAQRELEAGYEEIQRAREELSAGVAEVAVEARRAFTGVEQANADMAKKLLQVAALGQELPVQAGALARDLAALEQAAEVQEPLARQAVETSHALAAGLRLELQKTHGFEQLRDRAGSAHGTATSAVSRGKAVLSDTESLLATLEGMRKVLGHRKGQAALRRRMALVRDRAMAEAQRKIKQAERTLGNSLSISTAARRTAGEAEQVSGESAKRAQAVLQQSKRVHKRARQLAMRANETQQELSRQEHVAEKLRGDLEEAHRVGTEVSEMAKSLQEARGSLISDIETLNDLLSSLGDLEQSMQAEAVLSAGRLQLERLWLRLATPGALAGQLSLLQQEAARQQEKIQAFESDLAEIRADKQNLEDILRSLPEGCSK, encoded by the exons ATGCCATCCGTAGGAGGCTCAGAGTCCAGCCAGGCAAGCCCCGGCATGGCACGGCCACCCGGGCTCTTCCTGCTGGCCCTGTtggggctggggacggggggCTCGCCCTCCTGCTGGGACCCCCGGGGCCAGCCTCGCCGCTGCATGCCCGTCTTTGAGAATGCCGCCTTCGGTCGGGCCGCCGAGGCCACCAACACGTGTGGTTCTCCCCCTGAGGACTACTGCCTGCAGATGGGCGCTCGCCACGCCAGCGCCCTGTGCCACCGCTGCGATGCCACCGACCCCCGGCTCCACCACAACGCCTCCTTCCTCACCGACTTCCACAGCCAGGAGGAGAGCACTTGGTGGCAGAGCCAGTCCATGGCCTTCGGCATCCAGTACCCCAACTCCGTCAACATCACCCTCCACCTGG GCAAAGCCTACGAGATCACCTACGTGCGGCTGAAGTTTCACACCAGCCGCCCTGAGAGTTTCGCCATCTACAAGCGCAGCCGTGCCGAGGGTCCCTGGGTGCCCTTCCAGTACTACAGTGCGTCCTGCGAGAAGACCTACGGGAAGCGGCAGCGGCACTACCTGCGGCCGGGGGAGGACGAGCAAGTGGCCTTCTGCACTGACGAATTTAGCGACATCTCCCCGCTGAGCGGGGGCAACGTCGCCTTCTCCACCCTGGAGGGACGACCCAGCGCCTACAACTTTGACGGGAGCCCCGcgctgcag GAGTGGGTGACTGTCACCGACCTGCTCATCTCCTTGAACCGTCTCAACACGTTTGGGGACGACATCTTCAAGGACCCCAAGGTGCTGCAGTCGTACTACTACGCCATCTCCGACTTCTCTGTTGGGGGCAG GTGTAAATGCAATGGCCACGCCAGCGAGTGCGCCCCAGACGATGCCGGGCAGCTGGTCTGCGTCTGCCAGCACAACACGGCTGGTGCTGACTGTGAACGCTGCCAGCCCTTCTACCAGGACCGGCCCTGGGCTCGCGGCACTGCCGAGGCTGCCAACGAGTGTCTCC cttgCAACTGCAGCGGCCGCTCGGAGGAGTGCTTCTACGACCGGGAGCTGTACCGCCGCAGCGGGCACGGGGGCCACTGCCGCAACTGCCGGGACAACACGGCCGGACCCCACTGCGAGCGCTGCCGGCAGAACCACTATCGCTGGGAGGAGCGGGCagcctgccagccctgccactgccaccccgcaG gctccctgcagccccagtgTGACAGCTCGGGGACATGCCTCTGCAAAGCCAACGTGACAGGCTGGAAGTGTGAGCGCTGCAAGGATGGCTACCACAGCCTGAGCGAAGGTGGCTGCAG ACCCTGTGCCTGCGACCCCGTGGGCAGTGTGGGCATCTGTGACCCCAACACGGGGCATTGCACCTGCAAGGAGAGGGTGGAGGGGCACTTGTGCAACAG GTGCCAGCCGGGATGGTTTAACCTGCAGCCCCACAACCCCGCCGGCTGCACCAGCTGCTTCTGCTATGGCCACTCCACCGCCTGCATGGCGGCTGATGGCTACGAGGTGACCCACATCCGCTCTGACTTCAGCCAAG ggctggagggctgggctgcCACCGCTCCGGGCACTGAAGACCTGCCTCTGCGCTGGACTGATGGGGAGATCGTCGCCGAGTGGGATGGAGAGGAGCCAGTGGATTTTCTTGCACCAG AGAAGTTTCTGCAGAACCAACGTCTCAGTTATGGgcagctcctgtccctgctgctgggagTGGAGGGGAATGGAATGGGGATGGAGACTgaggtgtccctgctccaggTCCAGCTGGTGCTGGAGGGCGAGGGGATGGAGATCACCATGTCCAGCAGCGAGAGCCAGCCCCAGCATGGAAAGCAGGCTGTCACCTTCAG gctgcaggaggcagaggagggtgcGGAGCCTTTGCTGTCAGCCTTCAGCTTCCAGCACCTGCTCTCCAACCTGACCGCCCTCCGCCTCCGCGTGAGCCGTGGCCCTGGGAGAG GCAGGCTCTCCCTGAGCGAGGTCCAGCTCACGTCCGCTCACCCTGGGCCAGGGGCACGTGCAGGTTGGGTGGAGGCATGCACGTGTCCCCCCGGCTACACGGGGCAGTTCTGCCAGTCCTGTGCACCCGGCTTCAAGAGGGAGATCCCCTTTGGCAGCCCCTTCGTCAGCTGCGTGCCCTGCACCTGCAACCAGCACGGGGACTGCCATCCCCTCACAG GGCAATGTCAGTGCTCGCACAACACAGAAGGTCCCTCCTGTGAGCGCTGCAGCCCTGGGTTTTACGGCAACCCCTTTGTGGGGCGCTTTGATGACTGCAAGCCGTGCCCCTGCCCTGGCCGCTCGCCCTGCACCGAGATGCCTGGCAGCGGGGAGGTGGTCTGCACCCACTGCCCCCCGGGGCAGAGAg GAAAACGCTGCGAGCTCTGTGATGATGGGTTTTTCGGGGACcccctggggcagaggggtccCGTGCATCCCTGCGTCCCCTGCCAGTGTCACGGGAATGTGGATCTCAATGCTGTGGGGAACTGCGACCCCGTGTCCGGCCGGTGCCTGCGCTGCCTGTACAACACAACAGGCGAGCACTGCGAGAGGTGTCAGCCGGGCTTCTACGGGGACGCACTGGCTCCCGACCCCACCGAGAAGTGTGCAC CCTGTGATTGCCACCCCGATGGCTCagtcccagggcaggagggctgcGATCCCAGCACGGGCCAGTGCCGCTGCCTCCCACATGTGACGGGCAGAGCCTGCGGGCTCTGCCAGCCCGGCTACTACGGTCTGCAGCCTGTCGTGGGGTGCAAGAG CTGCGAGTGCCACCCGATGGGGTCACGGGAGAGTGAGTGCCACGCGTTGACGGGGCAGTGCTCCTGCCAGCCAGGTGTCATGGGGAAGCAATGTGACCGATGCAACCACGGCTTCTTTGGCTTCTCGGCCAGGGGCTGCAGAG cctgcaactgctccccgctGGGCTCCGTCACCCCCCAGTGCCATGAGAACAGCACCTGCCTCTGCCGCCCCGGCTTCGTGGGCTACAAGTGCGACCGGTGCCAGGCCAACTTCTTCCTCAACCCGCCGAGCTCCCGCTGCCAGCAGTGTCCTGCCTGCTACGGGCTGGTGAAGGATGAG GCTGACCGGCTGAAGGCCAGGCTGCAGGAGATGGAGGAATGGTTGCAAAAACCAGGCTGTGATGCCCACCCGGGCCAGTCCCTCATGATGGGAGATGCGCCCCGGGGAGATGGGCTGCCCAGTCCTCACCTCCTGCAAG GTGCCCGGGCTGTCCTCTTGGCACAGGTTGGGCGGCTGGCAGGGGCGCTGGGCACCGCGCGGGGCCGTCTCAGCAATGCCAGCCAGGCCACTGGTTGCTCCGGCCACGGACTCCCCAAGACCTGCGTCCTGCTGTCGGAGATCGGGGCCACGCTGCAGTCGGCGCAGCGGGAGATCCTGCACGCTGCGGACACCCTGGCTACCACG GAGATTCCCCATGAAATCCCCCAACAGCCCACAAACTGGAGCCGCTGGGCGCTGGAGGCACGGGCGCTGGCAGAAAG CCACGAGGACGCCATGGCACAGGTGGAGGCAGTGGTCAGGAGAGCCCTGCGTGCTTCCAACaccagctcccagctcctgcagagccTGCTGGAGAGGAATGTGACGCGGGATGCACAGCGTGAGCTGGAGGCCGG GTATGAGGAAATCCAGCGGGCACGGGAGGAGCTGAGTGCTGGCGTGGCGGAGGTGGCAGTGGAGGCCAGGAGAGCTTTCACAGGTGTCGAGCAGGCAAATGCAGACATGGCCAAGAAACTCCTGCAGGTGGCTGCACTGGGGCAG GAGCTGCCAGTCCAGGCAGGAGCCCTGGCACGGGACCtggcagcactggagcaggcagcagaggtgCAGGAGCCATTGGCTCGGCAGGCTGTCGAGACATCCCACGCACTGGCAGCTGGATTGCGCCTGGAACTGCAGAAGACTCATGGTTTCGAGCAG CTGCGGGACCGGGCTGGCTCTGCCCATGGCACGGCCACCTCGGCTGTCTCTCGTGGAAAAGCCGTGCTCTCCGACACGGAGTCCCTCCTGGCCACCTTGGAAG GCATGAGGAAGGTGCTGGGGCATCGGAAGGGCCAGGCtgccctgaggaggaggatggcactTGTGCGGGACAGGGCGATGGCAGAGGCCCAGAGGAAGATTAAGcaggcagaaaggacactggGAAACTCCTTGTCCATCTCCACCGCAGCCCGGAGGACGGCTGGAGAGGCTGAGCAAGTCTCTGGGGAAAGCGCCAAG AGGGCACAGGCTGTGTTGCAGCAGAGCAAGCGGGTCCATAAGCGTGCCCGCCAGCTCGCCATGCGTGCCAATGAGACCCAGCAGGAGCTCTCCCGGCAGGAGCATGTGGCTGAGAAGCTCAGGGGGGACCTGGAGGAAGCACACCGG GTGGGGACAGAGGTGAGTGAGATGGCAAAAAGTCTCCAGGAGGCCCGGGGCTCACTCATCTCAGACATCGAGACCCTGAATGACCTGCTGAGCAGCCTAG GTGACCTGGAGCAGTCCATGCAGGCGGAGGCGGTGCTGAGCGCCGGGCGGCTGCAGCTGGAGCGTCTGTGGCTACGCCTGGCCACACCGGGGGCCCTGGCTGGCCAGCTcagcctgctgcagcaggaggcagcacGGCAGCAGGAGAAGATCCAGGCATTCGAGAGCGACTTGGCCGAGATCCGGGCTGACAAGCAGAATCTGGAGGACATTTTGCGGAGCCTCCCTGAGGGCTGCTCGAAGTGA